From Rhodovibrio salinarum DSM 9154:
CTGGCACCGACGTCGAGGGCGCCGCGGAAGATGAAGGGGAAGCACAGGACGTTGTTGACCTGGTTCGGGTAGTCGCTGCGCCCGGTGGCGATGATCGCGTCCGGCGCCACCTCGCGGGCGTCCTCCGGCATGATTTCCGGCGTCGGGTTGGCCAAGGCCATGATGATCGGCGGATCGGTCATGGTCTGAACCATGTCCTGGCTCAGCACGCCAGGTGCGGAGAGGCCAAGGAAGATGTCCGCGCCCTGAATCACTTCGGCGAGCGTGCGCGCGTCCGTCTCCTGGGCGTAGGCCGCCTTCCAGTGGTCCATCTCCACCTCGCGGCCCTGATAGACCACACCGTGAATATCGGTGACCCAGATGTTCTCGCGCTTCAGTCCCAGGGTTTGCAGCAGGTCCAAACAGGCAAGCGCGGCCGCGCCAGCGCCGGAACAGACCAGCTTGACCTCCTCGAACTTCTGCTCGCGCAAGCGCAGGGCGTTGTAGATCGCGGCGGCAACGATGATCGCGGTGCCATGCTGGTCGTCGTGGAATACCGGGATGTCCATGCGCGCCCTGAGCGCTGCCTCGACCTCGAAGCATTCTGGGGCCTTGATATCCTCAAGGTTGATGCCGCCGAAGGTCGGCTCCAGCGCGGCGATCGCCTCGATCAGTTTTTCGGGGTCGTCCTGCTTCAACTCAATGTCGAAGACGTCGATGCCGGCGAACTTCTTGAACAGAACGCCCTTGCCTTCCATTACCGGCTTGGAGGCGAGCGGGCCGATGTTGCCCAGCCCCAGGACGGCCGAACCGTTGGTCACCACGCCCACCAGGTTGCCCCGTGTGGTCAGGCCCGCGGCCTCCTTCGGATCGGCGACGATGGCATCGCACGCCGCCGCGACACCGGGGGAATACGCGAGCGCCAGGTCGCGCTGGTTGCCCAGCGGCTTGGTCGGGGCGACCTCGATCTTGCCGGGGGTCGGCTCGCGGTGGTAATGCAGCGCCGCTTGGCCAAGGTCGCCGTGCTTGTTCGGGCTTGTCTGCTGGGGCAGTTGCGCCGAACGTTCACGTGGGCCGCGTTCTGCAGCGTCGCGCGACTGGCGGTCGTCCGAAGGACTGCGGGGGGGCTGGGCCATCGGCGTGATCTCCCTTTCGCGGATCGACCCGTGCGAAGCGCCGGCGTTAAGCTTCGCGGCGCCGGCGGAGGCGGTCATGAAAACGCCCGCGCGGCGCGCTTCGACCGCACGGGCTGGAAAGATGCGGCCGCTCAGGCGGCGCTGACGGCCGCCGGCACTGACGGCCAAGAAGCCGAAAAATCGCGCGCTGTCACGACCTTGCGGGAGATAGCAGATTGCCCCCACGCGAGCAAGCCGAAGCCCCCGGGACGTCCGCCTATGAGACGTCCGCTCAACCTGCAGCGCCGCAGCCCCAATGGGCGGTGAGCGACCGCTTGGTTGCCTATCCCGACGCTATGCAGGCGATGGAAGCGCGGGTGGCGGATATCCGCGCCGGCGGGGCGCCAGAGTTGATCTGGCTGCTGCAGCACCCGCCGCTCTACACCGCGGGGACCAGCGCGAACCCGGCCGATCTGGTGGATGCCGGCGGTTTTCCGGTCTATGAGACCGGCCGGGGCGGGCAATATACCTACCACGGTCCGGGCCAGCGCGTCGCCTACGCGATGCTGGACCTGAAGGCGCGCGACCTCGACGTGCGCCGCTTCGTCTGGTCGCTGGAGGAGTGGGTGATCCGCGCGCTCGCCCAGTTCAACGTGCGCGGCGAGCGGCGTGAGGGCCGGGTCGGTATCTGGGTTCCCTTGGACGGCGGGCGGGAGGCCAAGATCGCCGCGATCGGGGTGCGCGTGCGCCGCTGGGTGTCGTTTCACGGCATCGCGCTCAATGTCGATCCCGAACTCAGCCACTTCGATGGCATCGTCCCGTGCGGCATCCGCGACCACGGCGTGACCTCGCTCGCCGCGCTCGGCTATCCGGTCGGACTGGAAGACGTCGACGTGGCACTGCAAAGCGCCTTTACCGAGGTGTTCGGGTAGCAGGGCGTCGCCGCTTCCGGGTCGTCACACACTCGGTGCCTGGTAAAAGCCGCTGTCCACTGGCTCCTCCGTCGCCTCGACATCGACTTTGCTGACGCGAGCGGCAGGTGGACCCTCGTGACAGCGCTGGATCATCTCGTCGACCTTGGCATCGTCGCCGGCAAAAACCGCCTCGACCGTGCCGTTGTGAACGTTGCGGACCCAGCCATGCAGGCCCCGCTGGCTGGCCTCGTCGACCGTCCAGCCGCGGAACCAGACTCCCTGCACCTGGCCGTGAATGCGCACGTGCACGCGCTTCATACTGGTCATTCCCCCTTGGTCGCTCGCTTGATCGCCGTTTGGGTGGCTACCGTCCGTTGGTTTCGGAGGCATCGTCTGCGCCCAGATTGTTCCAGGTCTCAGGGGCCCATTCGGTTTCTTCCGCTTCCGCCGAGCGGATGTCGTCGGGCGCGCCAGGATAGAGCGCGGCCATGGCCGTTTGCACGGCCCGCCGGGCATCGCGCTCCCAGGCGCGGCGGTTGGTCCATTGATCTTCGATGGTGATCGCGGGCTCGCGCGGGTCTTCGTGGACCAGCGCGTTGCGGGTCAACCGCAGCCAGCCGAGATCCTGCTGTAACTCCGGGTCGGGTCGGTGGAAGCGGCCCTGGCTGTCCACGATGATGGCTGCCAGGATGATCGCCGATGCCCAGGCGCCCGCGCAGAAAGTCGCCTGCAGATCGACCATCAGCGCGCAAGCCTGCTCGGACAGCCGGCTCGCCGCCCCGCCGCGCGCACGTTCTGTCTCCAGCGCCTCGAACCAGCGCCGACGCTCCTCCCAGGTTGCCAAATCCGGGTATTCGAGCTGTTCCATCGCACCTCGGACTGTGGCTTCCATCTTCGCCGCTGTCACGCGTTCGGTGAAGCAGCGCGCTTGGCTGGTTAAGGGGGCAGGCCGTAAGCGCCGTAAGCAGAGCCGGCAGCTGTCCGCGCGTTAGACCCGTGCGAAGTTGCCCGCCAGCAGCACGGCGTCCTCTGCGTTGCGGGCCGTGCCGTCGGCACCGATCCACTTGGCGAGGGACGGGGAGACATGGAACGGATAGCCGCCCACCAGGACTTTCACACCGGCCGTCATTGGATCGCTGCGCAGGCCGGCGATTATGTCGGGCAGTCGCCAGGCCAGGTAGGGTGTGGTGACGGACAGGGCCAGCACCTCCGGTTGGACCCGACGCACCGCCATCTGGATTGCCAACTTTGGCGTGTTGGCGCCGAGGTAGTGGGTGGCCCACCCGTTCAGTTGCAGCAGGGCGTTGACGACCTGCAGGCCGGTGTCGTGCAACTCCCCCTCGACGCAGGCGGAGACGACG
This genomic window contains:
- the lipB gene encoding lipoyl(octanoyl) transferase LipB, which translates into the protein MPPREQAEAPGTSAYETSAQPAAPQPQWAVSDRLVAYPDAMQAMEARVADIRAGGAPELIWLLQHPPLYTAGTSANPADLVDAGGFPVYETGRGGQYTYHGPGQRVAYAMLDLKARDLDVRRFVWSLEEWVIRALAQFNVRGERREGRVGIWVPLDGGREAKIAAIGVRVRRWVSFHGIALNVDPELSHFDGIVPCGIRDHGVTSLAALGYPVGLEDVDVALQSAFTEVFG
- a CDS encoding acylphosphatase; translated protein: MKRVHVRIHGQVQGVWFRGWTVDEASQRGLHGWVRNVHNGTVEAVFAGDDAKVDEMIQRCHEGPPAARVSKVDVEATEEPVDSGFYQAPSV